The Flavobacterium jumunjinense genome includes a region encoding these proteins:
- a CDS encoding YdeI/OmpD-associated family protein produces MMHEIKPETFCPKSQADWREWLMKNHQSKESIWLIYYRTATKVATLSWSEAVDEALCFGWIDSTKKTIDNERYMQYFSKRKPNSIWSKVNKTKVDYLISKNLMQETGYKTIEVAKKNGSWAILDEVEALIIPEGLKIEFNKRVGALEYYESISKSAKKILLAWAVLAKRNETRQKRIIEIAENASKKRKPPQFR; encoded by the coding sequence ATGATGCATGAAATAAAACCAGAAACATTTTGCCCCAAAAGTCAAGCGGATTGGCGAGAATGGTTAATGAAAAATCATCAATCAAAAGAATCCATTTGGTTAATTTACTATAGAACGGCAACAAAAGTTGCGACTTTAAGTTGGAGCGAAGCTGTTGATGAAGCACTTTGCTTTGGATGGATAGATAGTACAAAAAAGACTATTGACAATGAACGATATATGCAATATTTTAGTAAAAGAAAACCGAATAGTATATGGTCTAAAGTAAATAAGACAAAAGTGGATTATTTAATTTCAAAGAATCTTATGCAAGAAACGGGATACAAAACTATTGAAGTTGCTAAGAAAAATGGTTCTTGGGCTATTCTAGATGAAGTAGAAGCTCTTATTATTCCAGAAGGTTTAAAGATAGAATTTAACAAAAGAGTAGGGGCTTTGGAATATTACGAAAGTATAAGTAAATCGGCAAAGAAAATTTTATTAGCATGGGCTGTTCTTGCTAAAAGAAATGAAACAAGACAAAAAAGAATCATTGAAATAGCAGAAAATGCGAGTAAAAAACGAAAACCACCACAATTTAGATAG
- a CDS encoding PsbP-related protein codes for MKTLTKYFIVSLIILISCKGNSEKSGLIDYKSEDGSISLKYPENWSIDVSKSSGANIYLFSGNTENINLIIQDIGNDYNLDSYTQLSENQIRSIEGAKLYQSERIQINGNEVHFLEYQADIRKRRELRFMQYCILKHQKAYVITYTCELDRFEKTKHLALKIMQSFKIQ; via the coding sequence ATGAAAACATTAACCAAGTATTTTATTGTTAGTTTAATAATATTGATTTCTTGTAAAGGAAATTCTGAAAAATCAGGATTGATAGATTATAAATCAGAAGACGGTTCGATTTCATTAAAATATCCAGAAAATTGGAGTATTGATGTCTCAAAAAGTTCAGGAGCAAATATTTATCTATTTAGCGGAAATACAGAAAATATTAATTTAATAATTCAGGATATTGGAAATGATTATAATCTCGACTCATATACTCAATTATCTGAAAATCAAATTAGAAGTATTGAAGGGGCTAAGCTTTATCAAAGTGAAAGAATTCAAATTAATGGAAATGAAGTGCATTTTCTTGAATATCAGGCTGACATAAGGAAAAGAAGAGAATTGAGATTTATGCAATACTGTATTTTAAAACATCAAAAAGCTTATGTAATAACCTATACTTGTGAATTGGATAGGTTTGAAAAAACTAAACATTTGGCATTAAAAATTATGCAATCGTTTAAGATTCAATAA
- a CDS encoding carboxypeptidase-like regulatory domain-containing protein, whose product MSQNFNLAIENPCSENFNNFNSTEKGGFCNSCRKEVVNFTNMTDSQIIDYFKNSTKKTCGYFREEQLKNYASQITISQQKGKFWNASIMGFSLLSLLSFTNGLAQEDTSNMTTHKVQTDKKKVDNTTSNNQNLQELTSGVVYDESRIPLPGASITLKGSNIGVITNFDGEFTFPKPLEKETILIVSYLGYETKEVKILNSKKIVIKLDSPMAILMMGEVAVEKVYQSKPTFFQRIGNFFKK is encoded by the coding sequence ATGAGTCAAAATTTCAACCTTGCTATAGAAAATCCATGTTCAGAAAATTTCAATAATTTTAACTCCACAGAAAAAGGAGGTTTTTGTAATTCCTGTCGGAAAGAAGTTGTCAATTTTACTAATATGACGGATAGTCAAATTATAGATTACTTTAAAAATAGCACTAAAAAAACATGTGGTTATTTTCGTGAAGAACAATTGAAAAATTATGCAAGTCAAATAACTATTTCGCAACAAAAAGGAAAGTTTTGGAACGCAAGCATCATGGGGTTTTCATTACTTTCATTATTGTCGTTTACTAATGGACTTGCACAGGAAGACACCTCAAATATGACTACGCATAAAGTGCAAACGGATAAAAAGAAAGTTGATAATACGACTTCAAATAATCAAAACCTTCAAGAACTTACTTCTGGAGTTGTTTATGATGAAAGTCGAATACCGCTTCCTGGAGCAAGCATCACTTTAAAAGGATCAAATATTGGAGTCATTACAAATTTTGATGGTGAATTTACTTTTCCAAAACCATTAGAAAAAGAGACAATATTAATAGTAAGTTATCTTGGTTATGAAACAAAAGAAGTAAAGATTTTAAATAGCAAAAAAATTGTAATAAAATTGGACAGCCCAATGGCGATTCTAATGATGGGTGAGGTAGCAGTTGAAAAAGTGTATCAATCAAAACCAACTTTTTTTCAGAGAATAGGCAACTTTTTTAAAAAATGA
- a CDS encoding transglutaminase domain-containing protein, whose product MIKFFYLIVIFFGSTSLQAQLSDFKSFNFTKADAKALQYKGESLENMPKLAYDLTYNLATDVEKFRAIFIWVSTNIKYEYGFYLKNARVRKKFKNDSIKLAEWNKEFSLKVFKKLLKEQKTVCTGYAYLIKELSNLANIKCEIIDGYGRTANDETLRLIVPNHSWNAVQLNNKWYLCDATWSSGYYNANEYKFQYDFNDGYFLTDPNWFVKNHFPLDSKWLLTAKETQFSAFEKMPIMYNEAFKYKVFPMHSLKLRNEVVKNKEVVFFIKALYSLEKKAIKIEIGSGKNSSLVQPIINELSDGVFEIKHTFTTRGVYDVHFKMNEDYIFTYIVKVKK is encoded by the coding sequence ATGATAAAGTTCTTTTATTTAATAGTCATTTTTTTTGGAAGCACTAGTTTACAAGCTCAATTATCAGATTTTAAGAGTTTCAACTTTACAAAAGCAGATGCTAAAGCACTTCAATATAAAGGAGAAAGTTTAGAAAACATGCCTAAACTGGCATATGACTTAACATATAACCTAGCTACAGATGTTGAAAAATTTAGAGCTATATTTATTTGGGTAAGCACAAATATTAAGTATGAATATGGTTTTTATCTAAAAAATGCTAGAGTACGGAAAAAGTTTAAAAACGATAGTATAAAACTAGCCGAATGGAACAAAGAGTTTAGTTTAAAAGTTTTTAAAAAACTATTAAAAGAACAAAAAACAGTTTGTACAGGTTATGCCTATCTTATTAAAGAACTTTCCAATTTAGCAAATATAAAATGCGAAATAATTGATGGTTATGGTCGCACTGCAAACGATGAAACATTACGGCTTATAGTACCAAACCACTCTTGGAATGCTGTGCAACTTAATAATAAATGGTATCTGTGTGACGCTACTTGGTCAAGTGGCTATTATAATGCTAATGAATATAAGTTTCAATATGATTTTAATGATGGCTATTTTTTAACCGATCCCAATTGGTTTGTGAAAAATCATTTTCCTTTAGATTCGAAATGGTTGTTAACGGCTAAAGAAACCCAGTTTTCAGCGTTCGAAAAAATGCCAATTATGTATAATGAAGCGTTTAAATATAAAGTTTTCCCAATGCATTCTTTAAAACTTAGGAACGAAGTGGTTAAAAATAAAGAAGTTGTATTTTTTATAAAAGCACTATACTCATTAGAAAAAAAAGCGATAAAAATAGAAATTGGTTCAGGTAAAAATAGTAGTCTTGTGCAACCAATTATTAATGAGCTTAGTGATGGGGTTTTCGAAATAAAACACACATTTACTACTAGAGGAGTTTATGATGTACATTTCAAAATGAATGAGGATTATATTTTTACGTATATTGTTAAAGTGAAAAAATGA
- a CDS encoding DUF2207 domain-containing protein: MSLKKRLSIVFLFVFCLSYSQEQITDFHVSIQIEKSGTIQVIENITIKAEGDIFKHGLLRTLPLQRKDKNNTAIDVEYSINSIKKNGINENYFTEESAGEWKIYIGDKDIELENNTYQYQISYSTPYQVGYFDDYDELYWNVTGNGWTIPIAKATCQLFLPSENTTFGNVNCYTGISGSTTSNCISTLSHNRTAITFTALQLNAYEGFTVAASFPKGTINPPGSLQKASSFYSQIKMYIWSTFFGLGMFFFYFLDWKKHGKDPAEKSIIPEFRPPFNWSPAILGYVYQRSESTKSYMASIINTAIKGGIKITSAIESGIFTNTTAYEIEIKNKLTASLSEEEAAYFDCLSSKKNIKVDNKNHVLFSKAYSAWIKSITSQIDLKKYYIDNTRKKFIGFLIFIIAGLTYIVLSSSKTQINSIVYIVFTIMLAIFTYWFTKKIEKTGLIIIRFILFFFAGFPAIIIFFFTLVFLGSTQLIILGIIFLVYVFYAYHLGKYTTEGAEAHLRIEGFKRYLETAEKERINLLNAPELTPELFEELLPYAIALDVDVAWGKNFEKVLELAQYHPDWCTNDDNFYRRPSHFVSGLSSAVTRSAIDPSSSSSSGSGSSGSWSSGSSGGGSSGGGGGGGGGGGW, from the coding sequence ATGTCATTAAAAAAAAGGCTTTCAATTGTATTCCTATTTGTTTTCTGTCTTTCTTATAGTCAAGAACAAATAACCGACTTTCATGTTAGTATCCAAATTGAAAAATCGGGAACAATCCAAGTTATTGAAAACATAACGATAAAAGCAGAAGGAGACATCTTTAAACATGGTTTACTTAGAACACTTCCGTTACAACGAAAAGATAAAAACAATACTGCAATTGATGTTGAATACTCCATTAACTCCATTAAAAAAAATGGCATCAATGAAAATTATTTCACAGAAGAAAGTGCGGGTGAATGGAAAATATACATTGGCGATAAAGATATTGAATTAGAGAATAACACCTATCAATATCAAATTAGTTATAGCACTCCGTATCAAGTTGGTTATTTTGATGATTATGACGAACTCTATTGGAATGTGACTGGGAATGGTTGGACAATCCCTATAGCGAAAGCAACGTGTCAATTATTTCTACCTTCGGAAAATACTACTTTCGGAAATGTGAATTGCTATACAGGTATTAGTGGTTCTACTACTTCTAATTGCATTAGTACGCTGAGTCACAATAGAACAGCAATCACTTTTACAGCCTTACAACTTAATGCTTATGAAGGCTTTACTGTTGCTGCTTCTTTTCCAAAAGGAACTATAAATCCTCCTGGTTCACTTCAAAAAGCCTCTTCTTTTTACAGCCAAATTAAAATGTACATCTGGTCTACTTTTTTTGGGCTAGGCATGTTCTTTTTCTATTTTTTAGACTGGAAAAAACATGGAAAAGATCCTGCTGAAAAGTCAATTATTCCAGAATTCAGACCTCCTTTTAATTGGTCTCCTGCCATTTTAGGCTATGTTTATCAAAGAAGTGAAAGTACAAAGTCATATATGGCTTCCATAATAAATACAGCTATAAAAGGCGGTATAAAAATAACATCGGCAATTGAAAGTGGTATTTTTACCAACACTACAGCCTATGAAATTGAGATAAAGAATAAACTTACTGCTTCATTGAGCGAAGAAGAAGCGGCCTATTTCGATTGTTTATCAAGCAAAAAAAATATTAAAGTAGACAATAAAAACCATGTGCTTTTTAGTAAAGCATATAGTGCATGGATAAAAAGTATAACTTCTCAAATTGATCTAAAAAAATACTATATAGACAACACTAGAAAAAAATTCATTGGTTTTCTAATTTTTATTATTGCGGGTTTAACATATATTGTACTTTCTAGTTCTAAAACCCAAATAAACAGTATTGTTTATATCGTATTTACAATCATGTTGGCTATTTTCACCTATTGGTTCACGAAAAAAATAGAGAAAACAGGACTCATTATTATAAGATTTATACTTTTCTTTTTTGCTGGCTTTCCTGCCATTATTATTTTCTTCTTTACACTTGTTTTTTTAGGATCTACCCAACTTATTATTTTAGGAATCATTTTTCTGGTCTATGTTTTTTATGCTTACCATTTAGGAAAATATACTACTGAAGGAGCAGAAGCACATCTTAGAATTGAAGGTTTTAAACGGTATTTAGAAACAGCAGAAAAAGAACGCATCAATTTACTTAACGCTCCCGAATTGACTCCTGAATTATTTGAAGAATTATTACCCTATGCTATTGCTTTAGATGTTGATGTAGCTTGGGGCAAAAACTTTGAAAAAGTATTAGAGTTAGCCCAATATCATCCCGATTGGTGTACAAATGATGATAATTTCTACAGAAGACCTTCTCATTTCGTATCTGGATTAAGTAGCGCTGTAACGCGTTCGGCTATAGATCCTTCTTCTAGTTCCTCTTCGGGAAGTGGTAGTTCTGGAAGCTGGAGTAGCGGAAGTTCTGGAGGTGGAAGCTCTGGTGGCGGAGGTGGCGGAGGTGGTGGCGGTGGCTGGTAG
- a CDS encoding LemA family protein — protein MISTIIYVAIPVLIVLFLIFSYNNFVAKRTLVEEAFSGIDVILKKRYDLIPNLVETIKGYTAHERDTLTEIVNLRNKALNTTDSDQKMQLDATISQSVTKLFALAENYPDLKSNTNFLSLQNELSLLETDVERSKRYYNGTVRDYNISVQSFPNNLVASVFGFPKKNFLELDNVAQRETPKVQF, from the coding sequence ATGATTTCAACTATAATTTATGTAGCAATACCTGTATTAATTGTTTTATTTCTAATATTTAGCTACAATAATTTTGTAGCAAAACGTACTTTAGTAGAAGAAGCATTTAGCGGTATTGATGTGATTCTGAAGAAAAGATATGATCTAATTCCTAATCTTGTAGAAACCATCAAAGGCTATACGGCTCATGAAAGAGACACACTAACTGAAATTGTAAATCTTCGCAATAAAGCGTTAAACACAACCGATAGCGATCAAAAAATGCAGCTCGATGCCACAATTAGTCAATCTGTAACGAAGCTTTTTGCTTTGGCTGAAAACTATCCCGATTTAAAATCTAACACCAATTTTCTAAGTCTTCAAAACGAATTAAGCCTACTAGAGACGGATGTAGAACGCTCGAAAAGATACTATAACGGAACCGTGAGAGATTATAATATTAGTGTACAATCGTTCCCAAATAACCTAGTAGCTTCTGTTTTTGGATTCCCTAAAAAGAATTTCCTAGAACTCGATAATGTAGCACAAAGAGAAACGCCTAAAGTTCAGTTTTAA
- a CDS encoding tetratricopeptide repeat protein: protein MTSKTPTIRQSSWFAILPQFGIMLLFIFLFSMSNLKDPSLFALITYFFIAMSLRNFVPKSHREGIKLTNKKRFEAAIPKFENSYAFFTKNSWIDKYRYLTLFSSSRMSYREMALCNIAFCYSQIKNGTKALEYYEKAQREFPDSGLALAGINMLKSIGKE, encoded by the coding sequence ATGACTTCTAAAACGCCAACAATTAGACAATCTTCATGGTTTGCAATACTACCACAATTTGGTATAATGTTGCTTTTCATATTTTTATTTTCAATGTCAAATCTAAAAGATCCGTCTTTGTTTGCACTAATTACGTATTTTTTTATTGCAATGTCTTTAAGAAATTTTGTTCCTAAAAGCCATAGAGAAGGGATAAAATTAACAAACAAAAAGCGATTTGAAGCTGCAATACCGAAGTTCGAAAATAGTTATGCATTCTTTACAAAGAACAGTTGGATTGATAAATATAGATATTTAACACTTTTTAGTTCCTCTAGAATGAGTTATAGAGAAATGGCGTTGTGTAATATTGCTTTTTGCTACAGCCAAATTAAAAATGGTACAAAAGCTTTAGAATATTATGAAAAAGCGCAACGTGAATTTCCAGATAGTGGTTTAGCATTAGCAGGAATAAATATGCTTAAATCTATAGGTAAAGAATAA
- a CDS encoding tetratricopeptide repeat protein translates to MKHCFLSIFLIYISLFFFLLSCTQSKVNTTDFDAAMETTDSLMIYSPKKTIRILDSLKLHYSDISEEQEALLLFKKGEVYYVNDLYLEAIQEHQKAYTLFSKQKDNYNKTRSLITLSAANLRFENVEKSQEYALEALHEATLLSDKRLLAKANNLLFQLHFTLEDYSKALDYIQKAEKIFTDEKDTVSALAIKSNIAAVYLKQKNNQKALAVYKESLHLGKNINAPQTIVKILNNIGFTYIEVKEYAFAIQFFESAIDLNKNIDAINAAPYKGLGYVYFLNNDFKKAITNYNAALVIYKQNKNLPEQIEILDKLITLTIQEKNPQNALMYQAERDQLQVALQTIEKERLLHFSTIKYKAKEKEIALQYEQQTNKKNRWLFGSLLLILTLLLFLLGSYLYITKLKAANKASQLEQSLLRVQMNPHFIFNTLAAIQNITLENSPIKASNYIAKFSKLIRQNFDYVQKEEITLEQEINMISNYIETQQFRFQYSFQYVLTLSQNCNSQSIKVPPMLLQPFVENAIEYGLKEKKEDGLLEINIDKEGNQLCFEIKDNGIGRSNEAKQYKKNGVLHATEIFIERLKLRKKSEEETFQIIDLYDLENQPVGTKIVFKIYIK, encoded by the coding sequence ATGAAACATTGTTTTCTTAGTATTTTTTTGATTTACATAAGTCTATTTTTTTTTCTTTTAAGTTGTACACAATCTAAAGTTAATACTACCGATTTTGATGCTGCAATGGAAACTACGGATAGTCTTATGATATATTCGCCCAAAAAGACAATACGAATTTTAGATAGTTTGAAGCTGCATTATTCTGATATTTCAGAAGAACAAGAAGCACTATTGTTATTTAAAAAAGGCGAAGTTTATTATGTGAATGATTTGTATTTAGAAGCGATACAAGAACACCAAAAAGCCTATACCTTATTTTCAAAACAAAAAGATAATTATAATAAAACAAGAAGTTTAATTACACTAAGTGCAGCAAATTTAAGGTTTGAAAATGTAGAAAAATCACAAGAGTATGCACTAGAAGCGTTGCATGAAGCAACATTATTAAGCGACAAAAGATTACTCGCGAAAGCAAATAATCTTCTATTTCAATTGCATTTTACGTTGGAAGATTATTCAAAGGCATTAGATTATATTCAAAAAGCGGAAAAAATATTTACAGATGAAAAAGATACAGTTTCAGCTTTAGCTATAAAAAGTAATATCGCTGCGGTATATTTAAAGCAAAAGAATAACCAAAAAGCATTAGCAGTTTATAAGGAGTCATTACACCTGGGAAAAAATATAAATGCTCCTCAAACTATTGTGAAAATACTCAATAATATTGGCTTTACTTATATTGAGGTTAAAGAATATGCATTTGCAATTCAGTTCTTTGAGAGTGCAATAGACTTAAATAAAAATATAGATGCAATTAATGCAGCACCATACAAAGGGTTAGGCTATGTTTATTTTTTAAATAATGATTTTAAAAAAGCAATTACGAATTATAATGCTGCCCTTGTTATTTATAAACAAAATAAAAATTTACCCGAACAAATTGAAATTCTCGATAAGTTAATTACTCTTACTATACAAGAAAAGAACCCGCAAAACGCATTAATGTATCAAGCAGAAAGAGATCAATTACAAGTAGCTTTACAAACTATAGAGAAAGAACGGTTATTGCATTTTTCAACTATAAAATATAAAGCCAAAGAAAAAGAAATTGCATTGCAATATGAACAGCAAACAAATAAGAAAAACAGATGGCTCTTTGGTAGTTTATTACTTATATTGACTTTATTATTGTTTCTATTAGGTAGTTATTTATATATAACAAAGCTAAAAGCAGCAAATAAAGCCTCTCAATTAGAACAAAGTTTGTTGCGTGTGCAAATGAATCCACATTTTATTTTTAATACTTTGGCAGCAATACAAAATATTACCTTGGAAAATAGTCCAATAAAAGCATCGAATTATATTGCAAAATTCTCCAAGCTAATACGACAAAACTTTGATTATGTTCAAAAAGAAGAAATTACATTAGAGCAGGAAATTAATATGATTTCAAACTATATAGAAACCCAACAATTCCGATTTCAATATTCATTTCAATATGTTTTAACCCTTTCTCAAAATTGTAATAGTCAAAGTATAAAAGTACCACCAATGCTTTTACAACCCTTTGTAGAAAATGCAATTGAATACGGGTTAAAAGAAAAAAAAGAAGATGGTCTTTTAGAAATAAATATAGACAAAGAAGGTAATCAGCTTTGTTTCGAAATAAAAGACAATGGAATTGGGCGATCAAATGAAGCAAAGCAATATAAAAAAAATGGGGTATTGCATGCTACAGAAATTTTTATTGAAAGATTGAAATTGAGAAAGAAATCGGAAGAAGAAACGTTTCAAATTATTGACTTATATGATTTAGAAAATCAACCTGTAGGTACTAAAATAGTTTTCAAAATATACATTAAATGA
- a CDS encoding LytR/AlgR family response regulator transcription factor codes for MIQAVIIEDEFNALNTLSKLLQYTQKDIEIIAKIDSVEEAITFLKSNSPDLVFMDIELIGGNAFSILEALEQISFKIIFTTAYADFAIKAIKVEAIDYLLKPIDSEELSVCIDRFRVSFKKEQHYVSLIDKTKTLDTYETQKTLLIRTTQEQHMLLIDEIIRCQSDGSYTTFYTNDKKIMSARNLKYYENILGEYAFVRVHQSHLINVKYIDSIVLNNILLKDGGKVPIASRKKSYLKQFLSNIVT; via the coding sequence ATGATACAAGCTGTTATAATAGAAGATGAGTTTAATGCCTTAAACACTTTGTCTAAATTACTTCAATATACACAAAAAGACATAGAAATTATAGCTAAGATAGATAGCGTTGAAGAAGCAATTACTTTTTTGAAAAGTAACAGCCCTGATTTGGTTTTTATGGATATTGAATTGATAGGAGGAAATGCTTTTTCAATATTAGAGGCATTAGAGCAGATATCATTTAAAATTATCTTCACAACTGCCTATGCTGATTTTGCTATAAAAGCTATAAAAGTAGAAGCTATTGATTATTTATTAAAACCAATCGATTCGGAAGAACTTTCTGTTTGTATTGATCGTTTTAGAGTGTCTTTCAAAAAAGAACAACACTATGTGAGTTTAATTGATAAAACGAAAACTTTAGATACATATGAAACTCAAAAAACGCTATTAATAAGAACAACTCAAGAGCAACATATGTTGCTTATAGATGAAATTATTAGATGTCAATCAGATGGGAGTTATACTACTTTTTATACAAATGATAAAAAGATAATGAGTGCTCGAAATTTAAAATATTACGAAAATATATTAGGAGAATATGCATTTGTTAGAGTACATCAATCTCATTTAATCAATGTTAAATATATCGATTCAATAGTGTTAAATAATATACTCTTAAAAGACGGGGGAAAAGTACCAATTGCTTCTAGGAAGAAAAGTTATTTAAAACAGTTTTTATCCAATATAGTTACTTAA
- a CDS encoding DUF6882 domain-containing protein, whose product MESNQNQSTKISLSQLHNQTVALTMERQDVFSELVEDLSWSFDMISGTVTFGDYSFRMQMLGTYSEEQQSWLWAWANKQSGIPEEFLQAALAMKEIGERNGIEDLVTAKIETDQDPGHYFSFVANGLIKSSCYAPLTFNNIKVYVLLNSELVDNKKITDPALICSHFAKTISRMDFGHKHGLFCYLNQKGYEVKLSEDTILGEKDKDQILGSFDTNGRLLKITNSKIETAV is encoded by the coding sequence ATGGAATCAAATCAAAATCAATCAACAAAAATAAGTTTATCACAGTTACATAATCAAACTGTTGCATTAACAATGGAACGACAAGATGTTTTTTCTGAATTGGTAGAAGACCTATCTTGGTCTTTCGATATGATAAGTGGTACAGTAACCTTTGGAGATTATTCTTTTAGAATGCAAATGTTGGGAACCTATTCTGAAGAACAGCAATCTTGGTTATGGGCTTGGGCAAACAAACAAAGTGGCATACCAGAAGAGTTTCTACAAGCTGCGTTAGCAATGAAAGAAATAGGAGAACGTAATGGAATTGAAGATTTAGTTACGGCAAAAATAGAAACAGATCAAGACCCTGGTCATTACTTTTCTTTTGTAGCTAATGGATTAATTAAATCGAGTTGTTATGCTCCATTAACGTTTAATAATATAAAAGTATATGTATTATTAAACTCTGAGCTTGTAGATAATAAGAAAATTACTGATCCAGCTCTTATTTGTTCTCATTTTGCAAAAACAATTTCAAGAATGGACTTTGGACACAAACATGGTTTATTTTGTTACTTAAATCAAAAAGGATATGAAGTAAAGCTATCTGAAGATACTATTTTGGGAGAAAAAGATAAAGATCAAATTTTAGGGTCGTTTGATACTAACGGAAGATTATTAAAAATAACCAATTCAAAAATTGAAACCGCAGTTTAA
- a CDS encoding 4a-hydroxytetrahydrobiopterin dehydratase: MWKEENNSLSKSFEFKNFIEAFSFMTKVAMIAEKMNHHPEWKNVYNKVDIILTTHDEGNTITEKDRLLAEAISSLYSIA, from the coding sequence ATGTGGAAAGAAGAAAACAATTCGTTATCAAAATCATTTGAGTTCAAAAATTTTATTGAAGCTTTTTCTTTTATGACTAAAGTAGCAATGATTGCCGAAAAAATGAATCATCATCCTGAATGGAAAAACGTCTATAATAAAGTAGATATTATATTAACTACTCATGATGAAGGAAATACTATTACCGAAAAAGATAGATTACTCGCAGAAGCAATTAGTAGTTTATATTCTATTGCTTAA
- a CDS encoding YdcH family protein: MIKKHQLATDFPEFEEKIHDLKTSDNHFKKLFDDYDNLDHEIYRIESDTEPASDDTLNSLRVERVRIKDEIYSYLTNN, from the coding sequence ATGATTAAAAAGCACCAATTAGCAACAGATTTTCCTGAGTTTGAAGAAAAAATTCATGATTTAAAAACTTCAGACAACCATTTTAAAAAGTTATTTGACGATTATGATAACTTAGATCATGAAATTTACAGAATAGAATCTGATACTGAACCAGCTTCTGATGACACTTTAAACTCATTGAGAGTAGAAAGAGTTCGTATTAAAGATGAAATTTACTCTTATCTAACTAATAATTAG
- a CDS encoding sodium-dependent bicarbonate transport family permease codes for MNLDLLIDNLKNPALLFFILGILSVKLKSDLAIPENSSKFISLYLLFAIGFKGGQELAHSHFSIEIIWAILFGLFASIAIPIYVFFILKRKLSISNSGAIAAAYGSVSAVTFVTAVSFLELQNITFNGHMVAIMALMEAPAIIIGVILIRLYVKKDNSKPEQKLSAIIKHSFTNGSVLLILGSLIIGFLASDKQALGIKPFTNDLFKGFLAIFLLDMGIVCGKKLKDFLKNGWFTTIFAIVIPLINGIVFAYLSGWITSEIGDRFILAVLAASASYIAVPAAMKIAVPKANPGIFIPMALAVTFPVNITIGMPIYMYIIVN; via the coding sequence ATGAATTTAGACTTATTAATAGACAATTTAAAAAATCCAGCATTATTATTCTTTATTCTAGGAATACTATCTGTTAAACTAAAAAGTGATTTAGCAATTCCTGAAAACTCTTCAAAATTTATTTCCTTGTACTTATTGTTTGCTATCGGCTTTAAAGGAGGACAAGAATTAGCACATAGTCATTTTTCCATAGAAATTATTTGGGCAATTCTTTTTGGTCTTTTTGCATCTATAGCAATACCTATTTATGTCTTTTTTATATTAAAAAGAAAATTATCTATTTCTAACTCTGGAGCTATTGCAGCTGCATACGGTTCAGTAAGTGCTGTTACATTTGTTACTGCCGTATCTTTTTTAGAATTACAAAACATAACTTTTAATGGACATATGGTGGCAATCATGGCACTAATGGAAGCACCTGCAATTATTATTGGTGTTATTTTGATACGATTATATGTTAAAAAGGACAACTCGAAACCAGAGCAAAAATTATCTGCCATAATTAAACATTCTTTCACAAATGGAAGTGTACTTCTTATTTTGGGTAGTTTAATAATTGGTTTTTTAGCAAGTGACAAGCAAGCTTTAGGTATTAAACCATTTACAAATGATTTATTTAAAGGTTTTTTAGCTATTTTTTTACTCGATATGGGGATTGTTTGTGGAAAAAAATTGAAAGATTTCTTAAAAAATGGCTGGTTCACAACAATCTTTGCCATTGTAATTCCGCTAATAAACGGAATTGTATTTGCCTATCTTAGTGGTTGGATTACTTCTGAAATTGGTGATCGATTCATATTGGCTGTTTTAGCTGCAAGTGCTTCATACATTGCTGTACCAGCTGCTATGAAAATTGCTGTACCAAAAGCAAACCCAGGAATTTTTATACCAATGGCTTTAGCGGTTACATTTCCTGTTAACATAACAATTGGAATGCCTATATATATGTATATAATAGTGAATTAA